The following DNA comes from Bradyrhizobium manausense.
CAGGCCGGTGCCGAGCGACATGTCGAAGTTATCCAGCACCACCTTGCGGAAGGCGTCGGCATCAAAGCCGTCAGGCACGCGCACGCCGGTCAGCGCCGGCGAATGCGCGGCGGGATCGACGCACTGCGTCTCCAGGCCCCAGACCTTGGCCGCCGCGCGCGTCGCCGCACCGTGACGCTTGTGGCGGGACCAGACGTTCTCGAGACCTTCTTCCTCGAGCATCTTCACCGCTTCGCGCAACCCGTAGAGCAGATTGGTCGCGGGCGTGTAGGGGAAGGTGCCGAGCTTGTTGAAGGAGATGACCTCCTGCCAATCCCAGTAGGAGCGCATGCCGGGATTGGCCTTGGCGACGTTGAGCGCCTTCTCCGAGACGGCGTTGAAGCCGAGGCCGGGCGGCAGCATCAGGCCCTTCTGCGAGCCGGCAACGGAGACGTCGATGCCCCAGGCGTCGTGCTCGTATTCGATCGAGCCGAGGCCCGAGATGGTGTCGACCATCAACAGCGCCGGATGTTTGACGCGGTCGAGCAGCTGGCGCACTTCGAGTGGCGGCGTCACGCAACCGGTCGAGGTCTCGTTGTGGACGATGCAAACCGCCTTGATCGTGTGCTGCTTGTCGGCGGCAAGGCGCTTCTCGATCTCGGCGAGGTCGGCGCCATGGCGCCAGTCGCTCGGGATGAAGTCGACGTCGAGCTTGAACTTGTCGGCGATGCCGCGCCACAGCACGGCGAACTGGCCGGTCTCGCACATCAGCACCTTGTCGCCGGGGGCGAACACGTTGACCATGGCCGCTTCCCAGGCGCCGGTGCCGGACGAGGGGAAAATGATCACGGGCTGCTTGGTGCGGAACACCCGCTGCATCGAGGCCAGGACCGCGAAACCGAGCTCGGCGAACTCCGGACCGCGATGATCCAGCGTCGGCATGTCCATCGCCCGCAGCACGCGGTCGGGCACGTTGGTCGGTCCTGGAATCTGGAGAAAATGCCTTCCAGTATGCACGGTCATAGGCGTCCTTCCCGGTCTAGCCCTGGTTTTGATGGCCGCCGAATAGCACCATTTGACCGGCTTGTCCCCTCTCCAAAGGGCGACTCCCATGCATAACCGGGGCCCCTCCGCCGGCCCTACTCCGCGGCCACCACCTTGCCCGTGGGCAACCTGCCTTCCGCGTCCGTAAACGGGCGCTCCGGGTGCATCAGGAAGGCCGAGACGCCGCCGAGCAGCAACAGCCCCATCGACATCAGGAACGGCAGGTACCAGTTGCCGGTCGCGTCGATCACGAAGCCCGCGACCAGCGGCGAAACGATCGCAGCAAAGGCCGAGCCCGTGTTCATCAGACCCGACGCGGTCCCCGAGTATTTCGGGGCGATGTCCATCGGGATCGACCACATCGGGCCGATCACCAACTCGGCACAGAAGAAGCCGGCCGACAGGCACAACGCCACGATCGTGATGTCGTGGACGAACAGGATCGGGAACAGCGAGATCAGCGCCCCCGTAAATCCTGCAACGGTGACGCTGAGCCGCGCCAGGCGGACATTGCCGGTGCGGTCGAGGATCCTGTCCGAGATCACGCCGCCGACACTGTCGCCGATCACGCCGGCGAAGAACACGCCGGAGGCGAACAGCGCCGAGTTCTTGATGTCGAGATTGTAGTTGTTCTTGAAGAACAGCGGCAGCCAGTTGAGATACAACCACAGGCACCAGCCGTAGCAGAAATAGGTCAGCGTCACCGGCCACATCCGCCCCAACAGCGGTCCCCACGGCACGCGCGGCCGCTCGCCGGTCGGGCGCACGGGCAGCGCGGCAAGCTCGGCTTGCGTGATCGAAGCATGGTCCTTCGGCTCGTTGCGGAAGTACCAGACCCAGATCACACCCCAGACCAGGCTGACGCAGCCCAGCACCACGAACGCGCCGCGCCAGGTCAGCCACAGGATCAAGAGCGCCACCACCGGCGGCGTCACGGCGTTGCCCAGCCGGGCAAAGGAATGGGTCAGACCTTGCGC
Coding sequences within:
- a CDS encoding pyridoxal-phosphate-dependent aminotransferase family protein is translated as MTVHTGRHFLQIPGPTNVPDRVLRAMDMPTLDHRGPEFAELGFAVLASMQRVFRTKQPVIIFPSSGTGAWEAAMVNVFAPGDKVLMCETGQFAVLWRGIADKFKLDVDFIPSDWRHGADLAEIEKRLAADKQHTIKAVCIVHNETSTGCVTPPLEVRQLLDRVKHPALLMVDTISGLGSIEYEHDAWGIDVSVAGSQKGLMLPPGLGFNAVSEKALNVAKANPGMRSYWDWQEVISFNKLGTFPYTPATNLLYGLREAVKMLEEEGLENVWSRHKRHGAATRAAAKVWGLETQCVDPAAHSPALTGVRVPDGFDADAFRKVVLDNFDMSLGTGLNKVKGKVFRIGHIGHFNDLMLMGTLAGVEMGLDLAKIPHRSGGVLAAMDVLKGRDAVPMAKAQVA
- a CDS encoding MFS transporter encodes the protein MGIRFKATHVVLAMLCAMYFITYVDRVNIGTAASEIQKELSLSNTQLGLVFSAFAYPYLLFQVIGGWVGDRFGPRKTLFWCGMIWAAATIMTGFVHGLFALFIARFALGFGEGATFPTATRAMQYWTPANRRGFAQGLTHSFARLGNAVTPPVVALLILWLTWRGAFVVLGCVSLVWGVIWVWYFRNEPKDHASITQAELAALPVRPTGERPRVPWGPLLGRMWPVTLTYFCYGWCLWLYLNWLPLFFKNNYNLDIKNSALFASGVFFAGVIGDSVGGVISDRILDRTGNVRLARLSVTVAGFTGALISLFPILFVHDITIVALCLSAGFFCAELVIGPMWSIPMDIAPKYSGTASGLMNTGSAFAAIVSPLVAGFVIDATGNWYLPFLMSMGLLLLGGVSAFLMHPERPFTDAEGRLPTGKVVAAE